TGCCCCAGCCAATACTATTGGGTGCATCGGCGGTTCAAGACGCGGCCGGCCGGCGAAAAAAAGTTCTACTAGCGACTCCCGGCGACGGCGGGATCGCCGCCAATGTCCGTCCAGGGGCCATCGACGCGTGGGCTTCCGGATTGGGCGATAATGCGACGATGATCTGGCACTTCACCAAAATGCACGGCGCCGGCAACGACTTCGTCGTCCTTGACGGTGTGCGGCAGTCCATCGACATGACGCCCGAACGCGCCCGGGCGCTGGGCGACCGTCACTTCGGCATCGGCGCGGATCAGATCCTCCTGGTCGAGCCCGCCACGGTACCGGACGCCGATTTCCGCTATCGCATCTTCAATTCCGACGGCAGCGAAGTCGAACACTGCGGCAACGGCGCCCGCTGCTTCGTGCGCTTCGTGCACGAAAACGGCCTGTCCGACCGCAATCCGCTGCGCGCCCAGATTGCCACCGGCATCCTGGTCCTGGACGAAGGCGACGACGAACAGGTCACGGTGGACATGGGCAGCACCCGCTTCAGTCCCGCCGACCTGCCTTTCGATGCCGCCGGCCTGGCATCGCGCACGCAAGGCCAGGACACCCTCTATACGCTGCCCCTCGCGGCCGGGGACGATGCCCCGGCCGGATTGCCGGCCAGCGTGGAAATTTCCGTGGTCGCGATCTCGAATCCACATGCGGTGCAATTGGTGGAAGACGTCGACCGCGCACCCGTACACCTGGTCGGACCGGCCGTCGAATCGCATCCGCGCTTCGCGCGCCGCGTGAACGCCGGCTTCATGCAGGTCATCGACCGCCACGACATCCGCCTGCGCGTCTACGAACGCGGCGCGGGCGAAACCCTGGCCTGCGGCACCGGCGCCTGCGCGGCGGTCGCCGCCGGCATCCGCCGCGGCCTGCTGGACACGCCGGTCCGCGTCCAGGCACGCGGCGGCATGCTGACGGTGGACTGGGACGGCCAGGCGCTGCGCATGACCGGCCCCGCGACGTCCGTCTACACCGGCACGGTCGATATCGACAAGCTCGTCTTTTCCATGGCCCTGAACCGTTAAGCGCACCGTACCCCACACATGACCGATAACGCCCTCAGTCCGCAGCATGTCGCCGATTTCCTGCGTGACAATCCGGATTTCTTCACCTCGCACGCCGATGTCTTCGCCGCCATGCAGGTGCCGCATCCTCACGGCATGGGCACGATATCGCTGGGAGAACGGCAAATCCTGATGCTGCGCGAACGCAATCGCGAACAGGAATGGCGGCTGAACGAGCTGATCCACAACGCGAACGCCAACGAAGGCATCAGCACCCGGCTGGGGCAATGGTGCGCCCGGCTGCTGGCGGAAACCCAGGTCGACCGCATCCCCGGCGAGATCGCGCTGGGGCTGGCTCGCGAATTCGATCTGAACGAGGTCGGCCTGCGCCTGTGGCGCCTGGCCCAGGTGCCGCAAACCGGCTACGGGGAGCCTGTTTCCGACGACGTGCGTACCTTCGCGGATAGCCTGAAATCCCCTTACTGCGGCACCGACACGGAATTCGAAGCCGCCAGCTGGCTTAGCGCCAAGCCACGCTCGCTGGCCCTGATCCCGCTGCGTCCGGGCGCCGATGCGCCCACGGTGGGCCTGCTGGTGCTGGGGTCCAACGACCCGGAACGCTTCGCGCCCGATATGTCGACGACCTTCCTGGATACCGTCGGCAAGCTGGCATCGGCAGCGCTGCGGCGGCTGGCCTGAGACAAGCGGAGGCGCGCGCCATGGATCGCCCGCTGCCCGCGCCGATGCAAGCGTGGCTGGCGCACCTGGCCGCCAACCGCCGCTACTCCGCGCACACCCTGGACGGCTACGGGCGCGACCTGCGCCACCTGGCGGAACTGGCGGGCGATATCCCGCTCGACCGCCTGGCCAATGGCCATATACGGCAATTCGTGGCGCGCCTGCACGCGCGCGACCTGGGCCCGCGCAGCCTGGCGCGGGCCTTGGCGGCATGGCGCGGCTTCTATCAATGGTGGGCGCCGCAGGCCGGTTTGGCCGGCAACCCGGTAGCCGGCGTGCGCGCGCCCAAGGCGCCGCGCCCGCTGCCCAAGGCGCTGTCGGTGGAACAGGCGCAGGCGCTGCTGGACCGCCCCGCCGCTGGCGGCGGGCATGACCCCGTCGCCCTGCGCGACCAGGCCATGGTGGAATTGCTGTATTCCAGCGGACTGCGGCTATCAGAGCTCACCAGCCTGGACTGGCGCTATGAACGCGGGTCCGACCATACCTCGGCAAGCTGGCTCAACCTGGATGAACGCGAAGTGGTGGTGCTGGGCAAGGGCGGCAAGCAGCGCTCCGTGCCCGTCGGTGCCGCCGCGGTGAAAGCCTTGCGCGAATGGCTGCCGGCGCGCGAGGCGCTGCTGGGGCCGCGTTCCACGCCGGCCGACGCCGCCGCCCTGTTCCTGGGCGCGCGCGGCCACCGCATCTCGCCGCGCGTGGTGCAATCGCAGCTGGCGCGGCTGGCGCGCGGCGCGGGGCTGCCGGTACACGTGCACCCGCACGTGCTGCGCCACAGCTTCGCCAGCCACGTACTGCAGTCCGCGCAAGACCTGCGCGCCGTACAGGAAATGCTGGGCCACGCCAACATCTCGACCACCCAGGTCTACACGCGGCTGGATTTCCAGCATCTGGCGCAGGTCTACGACAAGGCGCACCCGCGCGCCGGCCGCAAGTCCTGATATTCCGCCGGCCCGGCAAAGCGCCGGCGATGCCAGGCCTTGCCGCCCGCGCCCGGCGACACCTTCAAGGCCTCAAAACCTCAAGGCTTCAAGGCTTCAAGGCTTCAGTGCGGCCATGAAGGCGGACAGGTTCCATTCGAACATGCCAAGATAGGTCGAGGCCGGCAGGCCGGGCTTGGCCAGCGCGTCCGAATACAGCGTCCCGCCCAGCTTGGCGCCGGTGTCATGGGCAATACGCTGGCCCAATCGCGGGTTGCTGACATTCTCCAGAAACACGGCGGGCACCTTTTCGCGCTTGACCTGGTCGATGATGCGCGCCACATCCGCGGCCGAAGGCTCGGCGTCCGTGGAAATGCCCATGGTGGAAATGAAAGTGACGCCATACGCCTGGCCGAAATACCCGAAGGCATCATGCGACGTCACCACGCGCTTGCGGTCGGGCGGCAAGGCCGCGAATGCCTGCTTGACACGCTGGTCCAGCGCTTCGATTTTGGCGACGTAGGCATCCGTGCGCTGGCGATACGCGTCGGCATGGGCCGGATCCGCCTTGGCCAGCGCCGCGCCGATATTGCGCGCGTACAGGACGCCATTGGCCAGGCTCTGCCATGCATGGGGATCCAGGCTCGTCGCATGGCCCGCGTGCGCCGCCGCGCCGTGGCCGGCATGGGCCGAAGCGTGCTGCCCGGCATCCGAACCGACCACGCCGCCGATGTCATCGTCATCGAAATGGCGCGGCGTCACCCCATCGGAAGCAACCGCGATGGTGCCCTTGAAGTTGGCCGTCTTCACCAGGCGGTTCATCCAGGTTTCGAAGTTCAAACCGTTCACCACCAAAAGCCGTGCCGCGTTGAGTGCCCGCGCGTCGCCCGGTGTCGGCTCGTATTCATGCGCATCGCCATCCGGGCCCACCAGCGTATCGACCTTTACGTCACCGCCGCCGATCTGCCTGACCATATCGCCCAGAATGGAAAAACTCGCGACGACGCGCAAGGGACCGGCGGGCGGCGCATCGGCCGCCCTGGCCAGTGGCGCGCAGACGGCCAGCGACAGCGCTCCCAGCCAGACGGCCAGCCTCGACGACCCACGGCGGGGTGATATCCCGATTGCCATACCTGAACCCCCAGACAGCTCAATGCGCCGCGCCACGGGCGCGGCGCGACAGATCCAGCAAGCCGCCCTGCGGGCCGCATGCCACCGAAACCAGATAGATGACGCCCGCGCTAAGGATGATGGCCGGCGAGGCGGGCACGTTGCCGTGGTACGAAACCAGCAGGCCCGACAGCGAAGCCAGCGCGCCGAACAGCGCCGCCAGCGGAATCTGCCCCGCGGCGCTCCGCGACCAGAACCGCGCGGACGCGGCCGGCAGCATCATGATGCCCACGACCATCAATGTTCCCAGGACCTGGAATCCCGACACCAGGTTGAATACAACCAGCATCAGGAAAGCCATGTGCACGCGCGATCCGCCACCGCCCGCGGCGCGCAGGAATCCCGGGTCCATGCATTCGGCCACCAGCAGCCGGTGCAGGGCGCCCAGCGACAGCAGGGTAATGGTGGCGCAGGCCGTCACCAGCAGCAGCGCGTTGTCGTCCAGGCCCAGCACCGTGCCGAACAACACATGCAGCAGGTCCATGTTCGACCCGCGCAGGGACACCAGGAGCACGCCCAGGCCCAGGGAGATCAGGTAGAAAGCGGCGAAACTGGCGTCTTCGCGCAACGGCGTCAGGCGCGACACCAGCCCCGCCAGCAGCGCCACCGCCAGGCCGGTGATGATGCCGCCCAACAGCATCGCGGTCAGCGACAGCCCCGATAACAGGAAGCCCGCCGCGACACCGGGCAGGATCGCGTGCGACATGGCGTCGCCCATCAGGCTCATGCGCCGCAGGACCAGGAAGACACCCAGCGGCGCCGCGCCGAAGGACAAGGCGAACGCGCCGGCAAGCGCCCGGCGCATAAAGCCGTAGTCCATAAAGGGCGACACCACCCACTCCATCATGCTCATGGCCGTCGCGTCCTCGTCCTGTCGTTGCGCGATCCGGTATTCATGCGAGCTCCCGGTCACGCAGCTGGCGGGCGGCACGCAGATTGGCGTCGGTCAGGACGTCGGCGGTGTCGCCCCAGGCCACGACGTGGCCGGACAGCAGCAGGGTGCGCGGGAAATGCGCGCGAACCAGATCCAGGTCGTGCAGCACGGCGATCACCGTGCGGCCCTCGCCGTGGCACTGGCCCAGCAGGCGCATCAGGTCTTCGACCGTGTGGGAATCCACGGCGGCGAACGGTTCGTCCAGCAACAACGCATCCGCGTCCTGCAACAGCAGGCGCGCGAACAGCGCGCGCTGCAATTGCCCGCCCGACAACGTGCCGACGATGCGGTCGCCCGCTCCTGCCAGCCCTACCGCTTCCAGGGCCTGACGCACGCGTTCGCGTTCCGATGCGCTATAGCGCCGCCAGGCACCGACCCGCCGCCAGGCCCCCATCGCCACCAATTCATGCACGGTGATGGGAAATCCCCGATCCAGTTCGGCCGCCTGCGGCAGCCAGGCCAGGCCGCGGCGGCCCGTGCCGTCCAGGACCACCCGGCCCGCCATGGGCCGCAGCACGCCCATCACCCCTTTGATCAGCGTCGATTTGCCGGCGCCGTTCGGGCCGACGATGGCCGTCATGGATCCTGGCAGGAAAACCCCGCTGACATCGCTGACCGCGCGCCGGCCGCGCCAGCCGAACGACGCCTGCTCCAATGAAATGCGCGCCGGCGCGCGCTGGCCATCTACCACCATCCCATGGCCCATCCGGTCAAGCCCCACAGCGCCGCGCATACCAATGCGGCAGCCCCCATGCGTTGCGCCGCCGACGCGAGCAACCACGAACCTTGACCGGCGCCGTACCGCCGCGCGCGCGCTTCGGCGTGGGCGACATCGCGATGCCCGGCGGCGGGTGGGGACACGGGCGCACCGGCCGGGTCGGACGAGTTGGCGTGGAAGGGATCGGAAGTCATGGAAAAGGAAGAAATGCAGCGCGGGGCACGGCGGGACAGCATCGGCGGCGGAAACATCCCGCCATTCCGCGCGCCACCGCCACGCGCTGGGCGCGCGCCACGGATGGGCAGGACCGGAGCCGGCGACGTCCCCCGGCCGCGCATTGTTATATCATAACAAACTGAGGCTGACCTGACGCCCGCCGCGCGCGGGCCCGGTCGGGTATCCTCTACCCCATCCTACGTCCGCAAGCCTGCCGGCCCCGCTCGCGTTATGCCCACCTCCCCCCGATCCGCCCGACCCGATGGCATCGGCGCCCAACTGGACGTCGCCGAAGCGCTGTGCGCGCAACGCGGTCGCCGGCTGACGCCGATACGCCGCAAGGTCCTGGAACTGCTGTTGCGGCATGGCCGCAGCCTGAAGGCCTATGACCTGCTCGAAGCCATGCGGGCCGTCCACCCCGGCGCGGCGCCGCCGACGGTGTACCGGGCACTGGACTTCCTGATGGATGAAGGGCTGGTCCATCGCCTGGACGCGGTCAATGCCTGGATCGCATGCCACGACGCCGGTGGCGCGCATCACGACCTGCTCGTGGTCTGCACCGGCTGCGGGGCCGTGGCGGAGGTCAGCGATCCGGCGATGAGCCGCCAGCTGGAAGAACGCGTCGCGCGCACGGGCTTCGCCCTGAACTCCCACGAAACGGAAATCCGCGCGCTGTGTCCGGCCTGCCAGCAAAAACGTGCGGCTGCGGGCGCGCCCGCGGGCCATGGCGGCCACGGACCCGCCCATGCGCACTAATACGTATGTCGGAATATTCCGAGCCGGGTATTGAAATCCCCGTATCTGCCCCCATTTGGCCGCAATCTCCCCTTTAAACCAGGGTAGGCCCGGGGTTTGCCCGGCGTCGCCGACTGTGCTGTAATCCTGCGTCCGGGCGGGAACGCGGCCCTTGAGATGGCGGCCCGACATATCCTTGCCCCCCGCGCTTCGCGCAACGCCCAGGCAAACACGCCGGGGCATTTCGCCGAGGCCTCTATTCGGCAGTCATTATGAATACCTCGCGCAGTCTGGACGAAATGGTCCCCGTCACGATCCTCACCGGCTTCCTCGGTGCGGGCAAGACTACACTGCTCAAACGCGTCCTATCCGAATACCATGGCCGCCGCGTCGCGGTCATCGAAAACGAATTCGGCCCCGAGAGCATCGACAACGATCTGCTGGTGCAGGACAGCGATGAAGAAATCGTCGAACTCAGCAACGGCTGCGTCTGCTGCACCGTGCGCGGCGATCTGATGCGCACGCTGGGCGAACTGAAGGCCAAGCGCCAGAACGGCCAGCTGAACTTCGAACGCGTCATCCTGGAAACCACCGGCATGGCCAACCCCGGCCCGGTGTGCCAGACCTTTTTCATGGACGACGACATCGCCGAATACTATCGGCTGGATGCCGTCATCACGGTCGTCGACGCCAAGCATGGCATGGCCACCCTGGACGCCCAGGAAGAATCCCAGAAGCAGATCGGCTTCGCCGACCGCATCCTGATTTCCAAGCGCGACCTCGTGAACGAGGCCGACTACGAAGCGCTGCGCGCCCGCATCGTGCGCATCAATCCGCGCGCGCCCGTCACGCCGGTCAACTTCGGCGAAGTCGACCTCAAGTCCATCATCGACATCAGCGGGTTCAACCTGAATTCGATCCTGGACATCGACCCCGACTTCCTCGCGGACGAGCATCCCGACGCCCAGCACGATCATGATCATGACCACGACCATGATCACGAAGGCGACTGCGGGCCGGAATGCGGCCACGGCCATCACCACCATCATCACGCGCATCACAGCGACGAGATCGGCGCCTTCGTGTTCCGGTCCAGCAAACCGTTCGATCCCGTCCGCCTGGAAGAATTCCTCGGCGGCGTGGTGCAGGTATACGGCCCGGATCTGCTGCGCTACAAAGGCATCCTCTACATGAAAGGGGTAAACCGGCGCATGCTCTTCCAGGGTGTGCACATGATGATGGGAGCCGAGCCGGGCAAACCCTGGACGGCCAGCGAAAAGCCGGCCACCAAAATGGTCTTCATCGGCCGCAAACTGCCCCAGGAGATATTTACCCGGGGACTGGAGCAGTGCCTGGCGGGGGCGTCCTGAAGCACGGGACACCATCGCCAGGTCCGATTCATAGTGTGGAGTACTTTCATGGCTACCAAGGCAGCAACGAAAAAATCAAGCAAGTCGACAAACGAGACGCCGGTTGATCTGCCCAGCGAAGAGGAATTGCTGGCCATGCCCGAATCCGACTACATGAACGAACGCCAGCTGGCGTTCTTCAAGGATCGGTTGAAGCAGCTGGA
Above is a genomic segment from Bordetella genomosp. 11 containing:
- the dapF gene encoding diaminopimelate epimerase — protein: MGDNATMIWHFTKMHGAGNDFVVLDGVRQSIDMTPERARALGDRHFGIGADQILLVEPATVPDADFRYRIFNSDGSEVEHCGNGARCFVRFVHENGLSDRNPLRAQIATGILVLDEGDDEQVTVDMGSTRFSPADLPFDAAGLASRTQGQDTLYTLPLAAGDDAPAGLPASVEISVVAISNPHAVQLVEDVDRAPVHLVGPAVESHPRFARRVNAGFMQVIDRHDIRLRVYERGAGETLACGTGACAAVAAGIRRGLLDTPVRVQARGGMLTVDWDGQALRMTGPATSVYTGTVDIDKLVFSMALNR
- a CDS encoding DUF484 family protein — translated: MTDNALSPQHVADFLRDNPDFFTSHADVFAAMQVPHPHGMGTISLGERQILMLRERNREQEWRLNELIHNANANEGISTRLGQWCARLLAETQVDRIPGEIALGLAREFDLNEVGLRLWRLAQVPQTGYGEPVSDDVRTFADSLKSPYCGTDTEFEAASWLSAKPRSLALIPLRPGADAPTVGLLVLGSNDPERFAPDMSTTFLDTVGKLASAALRRLA
- the xerC gene encoding tyrosine recombinase XerC — its product is MDRPLPAPMQAWLAHLAANRRYSAHTLDGYGRDLRHLAELAGDIPLDRLANGHIRQFVARLHARDLGPRSLARALAAWRGFYQWWAPQAGLAGNPVAGVRAPKAPRPLPKALSVEQAQALLDRPAAGGGHDPVALRDQAMVELLYSSGLRLSELTSLDWRYERGSDHTSASWLNLDEREVVVLGKGGKQRSVPVGAAAVKALREWLPAREALLGPRSTPADAAALFLGARGHRISPRVVQSQLARLARGAGLPVHVHPHVLRHSFASHVLQSAQDLRAVQEMLGHANISTTQVYTRLDFQHLAQVYDKAHPRAGRKS
- a CDS encoding metal ABC transporter substrate-binding protein, with the protein product MAIGISPRRGSSRLAVWLGALSLAVCAPLARAADAPPAGPLRVVASFSILGDMVRQIGGGDVKVDTLVGPDGDAHEYEPTPGDARALNAARLLVVNGLNFETWMNRLVKTANFKGTIAVASDGVTPRHFDDDDIGGVVGSDAGQHASAHAGHGAAAHAGHATSLDPHAWQSLANGVLYARNIGAALAKADPAHADAYRQRTDAYVAKIEALDQRVKQAFAALPPDRKRVVTSHDAFGYFGQAYGVTFISTMGISTDAEPSAADVARIIDQVKREKVPAVFLENVSNPRLGQRIAHDTGAKLGGTLYSDALAKPGLPASTYLGMFEWNLSAFMAALKP
- a CDS encoding metal ABC transporter permease, with protein sequence MSMMEWVVSPFMDYGFMRRALAGAFALSFGAAPLGVFLVLRRMSLMGDAMSHAILPGVAAGFLLSGLSLTAMLLGGIITGLAVALLAGLVSRLTPLREDASFAAFYLISLGLGVLLVSLRGSNMDLLHVLFGTVLGLDDNALLLVTACATITLLSLGALHRLLVAECMDPGFLRAAGGGGSRVHMAFLMLVVFNLVSGFQVLGTLMVVGIMMLPAASARFWSRSAAGQIPLAALFGALASLSGLLVSYHGNVPASPAIILSAGVIYLVSVACGPQGGLLDLSRRARGAAH
- a CDS encoding metal ABC transporter ATP-binding protein, yielding MVVDGQRAPARISLEQASFGWRGRRAVSDVSGVFLPGSMTAIVGPNGAGKSTLIKGVMGVLRPMAGRVVLDGTGRRGLAWLPQAAELDRGFPITVHELVAMGAWRRVGAWRRYSASERERVRQALEAVGLAGAGDRIVGTLSGGQLQRALFARLLLQDADALLLDEPFAAVDSHTVEDLMRLLGQCHGEGRTVIAVLHDLDLVRAHFPRTLLLSGHVVAWGDTADVLTDANLRAARQLRDRELA
- a CDS encoding Fur family transcriptional regulator; protein product: MPTSPRSARPDGIGAQLDVAEALCAQRGRRLTPIRRKVLELLLRHGRSLKAYDLLEAMRAVHPGAAPPTVYRALDFLMDEGLVHRLDAVNAWIACHDAGGAHHDLLVVCTGCGAVAEVSDPAMSRQLEERVARTGFALNSHETEIRALCPACQQKRAAAGAPAGHGGHGPAHAH
- a CDS encoding CobW family GTP-binding protein codes for the protein MNTSRSLDEMVPVTILTGFLGAGKTTLLKRVLSEYHGRRVAVIENEFGPESIDNDLLVQDSDEEIVELSNGCVCCTVRGDLMRTLGELKAKRQNGQLNFERVILETTGMANPGPVCQTFFMDDDIAEYYRLDAVITVVDAKHGMATLDAQEESQKQIGFADRILISKRDLVNEADYEALRARIVRINPRAPVTPVNFGEVDLKSIIDISGFNLNSILDIDPDFLADEHPDAQHDHDHDHDHDHEGDCGPECGHGHHHHHHAHHSDEIGAFVFRSSKPFDPVRLEEFLGGVVQVYGPDLLRYKGILYMKGVNRRMLFQGVHMMMGAEPGKPWTASEKPATKMVFIGRKLPQEIFTRGLEQCLAGAS